In Chloroflexota bacterium, the genomic stretch ACCCAACTACAGTTCACATGACATTGCCACCATCAAAGGCGCCCACTCCGAAGAAATCTCAATCCTTCTCGGCTACGAATACGGAACCGAAATAATTCACCGGAACAATATGGTATTGGTATAAGGGGTGAAACATGAAATCTGCGGTCAACGAACTTGAAGAAAAGGGAGGGGCAGCTAAGGCAGCTTCTAGGAAGCTCGCCTTTCTATCCACCGAAGTCAAGAATAAAGCCCTGCTCGGCATCGCTGACGCCCTTATGGCCAAGCAGAATGACATTTTGTCCGCCAACAGCCATGACTATAAGGAATCCGAAACCTCAGGCATGAGCGCAGCTATGCTCGACAGGTTGATGCTGAATCCAAGCCGCCTTGAAGGTATGGCTCAGGACGTAAAAACTGTATCCGCTCTACCTGACCCAGTAGGTGAAATAATTGAAGAACGCATGCTGCCCAATGGCCTGCAGCTTAGCAAGAAGCGCATACCGCTTGGCGTCATCGGCGCCATTTATGAGAGCCGTCCAAACGTCACCGTGGACATCTCAGTCCTATGCCTTAAGTCGGGTAATGCCGTCATCCTCCGCGGCGGCAAGGAGGCACTCCACTCCAACCTGGCTCTAGCCAAGGTTGTTCAAGTAGCTGCATACAAAGCTGGCGTGCCACAAGGAGCGGTGCAGATTATAGAGTCAACGGACAGGGCACTTGTAGATGACATGCTTAAGATGAAAGACACCATAGACCTCATAATTCCTCGCGGTGGTGCCGGCCTGATTAAGTCTGTCGCTGAAAATGCCACCATGCCTGTGGTTACCGGCGGTATCGGTGTCTGTCATACCTACGTGGACAAAAGCGCTGATTTAAACAAGGCAGTGGCCATCGCCTATAACGCCAAGGTTCAGCGGCCGACTGTTTGTAACGCTCTGGATACCCTCCTGGTGCACATCGAAATCGCCCCACGGTGCTTGCCTCTAATTGCCCAGGAATGGGCAAAGGCTGGGGTGGAGATGCACTGCGATAAGCGCGCTTTATCTATTCTCGGGCCGATCCCCTCCCTCAAGCTTGTTCCAGCCAAAGATGAGGACTGGGGCAAGGAATTTCTAGCCCTTATTGCAGCTATTAAGATAGTCGATTCCCTGGAGGAGGCGCTAGAGCACATCGAGCGCTACGGCTCAGGGCATTCTGAGGCCATAGTTGCCGAGGATAAATCAGCAGCGGCACGCTTTCTCAACGAGGTGGATGCTGCCTGTGTCTATGCTAATGCCAGTACCCGCTTCACCGATGGCAGCCAGTTCGGCCTCGGCACTGAAATAGGCATAAGCACGCAAAAATTTCATGCCCGTGGCCCCATGGCGCTAAGGGAGCTGACCAGCTACAAGTGGGTTATTATCGGCAATGGGCACGTTCGCCCTTAATCCAGCTCGGCCAGAGCCGCTTCCTGGATTTTAAACAGCCGTTTAATTCCCTTCTCAGCAAAGGAAAGTAAATCATTGATGGTTTCCCTGGCGAAAGGCCGGTCCTCGGCTGTGCCCTGAATTTCCACAAACTCGCCCTTGTCAGTCATCACGACGTTGAAGTCAACTCCAGCCCGGTAGTCCTCCTCGTAGCAGAGATCCAAAAGCACATCTCTACCCACAATACCAACGCTGGTGGCGGCTACCGCACCCTTCAATGGAATAAATGACAATGTGCCCTGTTTTTTCAGATTATGCAACGCATGACACAAAGCTACATACCCCCCAGTTATAGCTGCAGTCCGAGTGCCACCATCGGCCTGCAATACATCGCAATCCACGGTGAAAGTCCTCTCGCCCAGAGCCGCTAGGTCAGTAATAGCCCTCAAGCTCCGCCCAATGAGACGCTGGATTTCTTGATTTCTACCGGCCATCCTCTCAGGAGAGATGCTGCGAGGAGTGCGAGTCAGCGTAGAACGGGGCAGCATGGCATATTCAGCAGTAACCCAGCCAGTGCCTTCGCCCTTAAGGAAATTGGGAACCCTGTCCTCCACACTCACAGCGCAGAGCACTCTGGTACGCCCCAGTTCTATCAACGCTGAGCCTTCAGCAAAAGCCTGGTAGCCCAGGCTAATGTTTATCGGGCGAAGCTCATCATTGGCGCGACCATCAACTCTTTTCATCATAAAACCCTTTTGCCTTACCTGCCATCAGCACAGTATAACATTGATTTCCGTGGCACAACAACGCCCCAATCACATATTTAGGTAGGTTGGAGCATCTGCTCCAACCTACTCGAAGGGAGAGAGTAAGGGCGAATTGACCTCTTACAGCAACCAATGTTACTATGTCTAACTACACTATTGGACGAAGTAAACCTCTGGGCATTAGGTGGCACGGGGTTAGTAGCTGGCCTACTGGGTTCAATGTTAGGAGTAGGCGGCGGTTTTCTCATCGTGCCAATACTCACCTTGGCTCTCCATTTACCAATCAAAGTGGCCATCGGCAGCAGCCTGGTGGCTATCGTCGCCAACTCATGCACCGCTGCCGGCATCTACACCAAAGCCCGATTAACAAATATAAAATTAGGACTGCTT encodes the following:
- a CDS encoding glutamate-5-semialdehyde dehydrogenase, whose amino-acid sequence is MKSAVNELEEKGGAAKAASRKLAFLSTEVKNKALLGIADALMAKQNDILSANSHDYKESETSGMSAAMLDRLMLNPSRLEGMAQDVKTVSALPDPVGEIIEERMLPNGLQLSKKRIPLGVIGAIYESRPNVTVDISVLCLKSGNAVILRGGKEALHSNLALAKVVQVAAYKAGVPQGAVQIIESTDRALVDDMLKMKDTIDLIIPRGGAGLIKSVAENATMPVVTGGIGVCHTYVDKSADLNKAVAIAYNAKVQRPTVCNALDTLLVHIEIAPRCLPLIAQEWAKAGVEMHCDKRALSILGPIPSLKLVPAKDEDWGKEFLALIAAIKIVDSLEEALEHIERYGSGHSEAIVAEDKSAAARFLNEVDAACVYANASTRFTDGSQFGLGTEIGISTQKFHARGPMALRELTSYKWVIIGNGHVRP
- a CDS encoding ribonuclease PH, encoding MKRVDGRANDELRPINISLGYQAFAEGSALIELGRTRVLCAVSVEDRVPNFLKGEGTGWVTAEYAMLPRSTLTRTPRSISPERMAGRNQEIQRLIGRSLRAITDLAALGERTFTVDCDVLQADGGTRTAAITGGYVALCHALHNLKKQGTLSFIPLKGAVAATSVGIVGRDVLLDLCYEEDYRAGVDFNVVMTDKGEFVEIQGTAEDRPFARETINDLLSFAEKGIKRLFKIQEAALAELD